Genomic segment of Panicum virgatum strain AP13 chromosome 2K, P.virgatum_v5, whole genome shotgun sequence:
GCCCAAAAATGCATCTGACGGGCGTCAATTTGCCCTGCAAGCAGATCAGAAGCACAGCACAATAGCTGGCCATCTGGGATCATCCCACGTCTCTTCCTCGTCTGTTTGCAGACCTTGTCCTCTCTATAGTTTGTTTAGCTTGCCGGCTTGGATTTGATGGTTTAGAGTCCTATGAGCAGTATTTGAAAACAATAAATATAATGAGCTTACGAAGTTCCCTAAAGATGCAAAATATATAAAATGAGAATCAATACATTTTTGCTAGTCAATTGAGCACTTTCGGCCTTCTCGGCTTCTGCGTCCTTTTCAGCTTTTTTCTTCTCAAGCTCAGCTTGTTTGAGGTTCGCCTCGTGTGCTTTTCGAAATGTTGTTACTAAAGTTAATAGGGTAGAGATCACTGCAGAATAAGGATGAGGTATCAATAAGACAACGCTAGAAATGCAGAGACTGGATGTGCTTGAACCACCTACATCCTACAGAGGTACCGTAATTTAACCTAAGCATGTTCAGATAAAACTGATCTGCTTACCTTGCTCAAAGGGGCAACGAACGGGATCCTCACCAAAGTATTTAATCAGTGCATCTGCCTTTTTGCCCTGGAACCATATTGAAAATTCATTCTACAAGAAATGAAGGGCACATATAATGTGCCGAAaggacaaaaaaaaggaaaccatACCACTTCAGAAAACAGCGATGATAACGACTGCACATCAGCTCCAGCATTGTCTGTGAACTCTTTCAGTTTCTACATAATGCAGATAATGCCAGTTTAGAAGCAACCAAGAGACAAAGACACTCGCTTATTCTACAGCTTAATAGGAACACAATGCGACTTTATTGTTTAGTTCAGCATTTGATGAATTAAAATGCATCAGTTTACAAGAAATATTAACAGAGACAGTCACCAATGGATGAGCACGTATTTCATCTtcttttttgtttgttgttAGTCTTGTCAGCTTTGAGATTAAAATTCATGAACGCCTATCTGAGGCTCTGAGTAGTCCATGTAGAGGGCCATCAAACAAATAGGTAGAAAAACAACATTATTTTCTACAAAAAAGGCTTTTGATCATCCAAAATGCCTGGTTGTATTTCCACTGAAAGTAACTAGCTAAATTCCATATGAATGCTTATATAAACTGAAATCAAGATACTGTGTCCTGACCTTGCGAAATATTTCTGATACTGGACCATCCTTTTCTGAAGCATCATACTCCAACTGAACTTTTTCCAGCCCTTTGCTAACTGCTTGCATTTCCTCAGCCAGCATTTTTAGTTGTATCTGTAGAAGTTAACAGTAAGAAGAAATGAAACATCTGTTTACAGAATATTATATATTCTACAAAATCAGTAACAATCAAGAAGAAACTCAAACCTTTGATGCGGCATCTAAACTAACAAGATCGACATAGAAGTTTAAAAGCTGTGGAGATCTTGCAGCAAGTACCTGGTATCAAGAAATTGTTAGAATTAAGACATTAATGGAAAATAATTTCACTTGTACTTCAGTAAATTAGACCAGAGCTACAAAGTGGTTACCATCGAATAGAAAAATAGTCAAATTGTAGGCTGATGACTATGGCAGCTTACAAACGTAGCAAGAATGCCTATTCAACAATTATTTATTGGGGCCCCTTATTTGGGATAGACAACTGATTCAGTTGCTTTAACCATGCACCATTAGACAAAAGCAGTATCAGGTGTCATATTCAGACACTTGACGGCACCTTGGAGGTTATGATAATCTGTTAGACTGTTGCCCATGGTTTCAAATCAGACTGTACTAGGCTATATTAGCCAAGATTGTGCAGTTCCCAACATTATTGTTTAACTATTGCATGAACTCATGAACCTAAATTGATTTTGGTGTGTTGGAAATAGTTAATCATTTCTGTGTTGGCAATAATGAATCAGAGATTCAGTGCTTATCATTGAGTTGCAGTTCCACTCCTAATTCTCATACCAAATGTCACTCTAGCTGTTTTGCAATGCACCAACTAGCAATCCATCTTGGTTTGCATGTGTGACTTTGATGCATAGTCGGTCCAGGTATAGGTGAGAGCAGATATAGAGTGCATTGTACAATGACTGGTTCTAACAATGTGCTAAACTGCACAAGCAAAGAGTAAGCATACCCATAGTCCCATGGTCCTAATAAATAAAAAGGCTCATTTTCTCTCAGATTAGTGATAGAGTAGCAGTTTCACTCAAATCTAAGTTTCTTGGAAGCCATCAAATTTTATCCTCTTCCACTCCGCGGGAAAGATCAAACACCTACTTTATATAATACAATAATACAATAATGACATTTATTATATAATAcaacaatcttggagagtcaaaaatttttatgtttgaccaaatttatataatacaataatgacatttattatataaactaaataccattagattctttattagttatattttcatagtacatcaatttgatatcataaatctttatatttttctctataatctttgtcaaatttgaaattgctttgactctccaagattcttaggATGtcttatactccctccgttccaaaatgtaggtcgttttggcttttttagattcatagtatttgttatgcatctagatataatgTATGTCTAAATATATAGCAAAAtatataaatctagaaaaaataAAACGACCTACACtttaaaacggagggagtaatttgGAACGGAAAGAGTACTCGATCTTGACTCATATCGTCGCCGTGCACGAGGGACACAACTGCCAAACACTCACCAACAAGGAGGTTCACAGACTCACAGCGTTCCCTTTGGTTGTCTCACACTCTCGCCAGTCATGCCGATCGAGCTGCACTGCTTTCTGCTGACTGATTATGCTGCCCAATGCTCTTATCTTCGTTCACTCCAGATTACGGCTTTTTTATTTGTCAAATGTTGTTGCATGCAGGATTGAAATTTCGCACTGGTAGGTCCGATCCCAGCCGTGCCATTGTGTGGCAAGATCATTTGTACTTGGACACCTTATAAGTTGATCCTAGAGGAAGGGAGAATGAATCTGAACACCTCTAGGTGGAACCATCAATTTACACCATTGACCAGTCGCACCAATTCTCTATTTTAATCACCAATTATAACTTAGCCAACACTCTCCTCAATTATTAATATTATATTTACCTCTTCATGACTCCTAGCGCTAGTAGTGggctttaatttttttagtggAATTATTGAATAAATTTTCCAACAAGCCGCAGCTTAGAATACCAAGTTGTTTCCGTACAAAATGCAGCCACACCATACCAAGTTGTTTCCGTACATGGTTTGTCGTTGGTTTGCTAACTACGGGTGGATGACGCGTTATTGAGAGTCGTAGCTAGAAACGATTATAGACGATATTACCGGCCTGATGTTTTTTTACGCGTTTTTGTAGCGCTGGTTTGCTAACCTGATGTTGATCCTAACATGTGGATCTCTTCCCGGCTGATGAGTTTTGGTCAGCTCATGCCGGCCAGAGCGGGGCCGAGTCGGACTCGGAGGAGATGAGTTGAGCGTGCCGCATAATAAAAGCCAGGGCGCCGTCCTGGGCCCTGTTGGGCATAGCCGCATAGTTAACTCGTAACCCTATTTTTGGTTATCGATCGTGAAACCTTCAATCTGCGATCGAGGAGTGATCACACGAAACTCCTACGTTTCGGTGGGCGCGCATCGGAATCTCGCCTCCTGTGTACCTGTTCCTCTAGCGCGATCTGGCGATGAAGCAGGCGCAGTCGGCGGCGGAAACGGAGGATGCCCTCGAGACGATCGAATCCGACTACGAAGCCTACAAAGCAAGCACCTTTCGCGACGACTGGATGGCTGTCTGGTCCCGTATGCACGGCTGTTTCGAAGACACCAGTGAGTCATCTCTTCTCCATTGTTGCTATTGCTGCACTGTTGGTGACATGCTGTACTCGATCTTGACTCACCTGAGATCATATCTCCTCCAGCGAAGCTCCGCCCCATGCGTTTCACCGACGACCCCCCGCCCCGCTACGGCGCCTTCCCCATGAGCACTCTGCAGGTGTATTCAGTCAGGGTTGAAGGAATCAGAAGGGGCTTGCAGTGGCCGCTCGATGTGTTCGGCATCGTCGCCGCGCGCGACACCGTCGACTTCAACCGCAACATCATCTTCAGCCGCACGAGGGACAACTGCCAGACCCTCACCAAAGAGGTTCCCATCCCTTTGCTTGTCCACTCATTCAGACCTGCCTTGTTTTTGTACTGATAACTGATTGATTGTTCTGTTCTTTCACTCTGTTCACGACTAATTTGTTTGCTTAATGACACGGTGCTGCTGCATGTGTACGTACGTCCTGCGCAGGATCGGAACTTGGCACTGGAAGGTCCTAGCCGTGCCGTTGTGTGGCAGGATCATTTGTACATCGAGGTTAAGCTGACGGTGAAGGGGCCTACCGAATCCGAGGATAAAGACTTGAGCTTTCTAGTTGTGCCATTTGCATGTGGTAATGCGGCGTACTCATATCACAATTATAGTTACAGAACTAGCAAGCTTAGTACGGTGAGGCTTTCACTTGGTCCTATTGTTGACTCTGTGGAGGCCACAATATTTGTGCGAGTCAGTGATGGGTCATGGCCAGATGGTTTCCGTGCCCAATTCGCTGCATTTACCACTGGCATTCGTCGCAAGATAGCCCCTAGCATTGATCACAAGAAGATAATCTTGCTTGATTCTGGAAGCAGAAAAGTGCCTTTTAATGCTGGAGGGATCGAGCTTTCACGGCGTGTCGTTTCGGTTGAGACTACTGGGAAGCTGAGAGTCTGCATCAAGGCGTGGAAGATTGTGGAAAGTGCTAAGAATGCTGTGAAGGATGAGTTATTTTTCACACCCCAGGAAGCGGGGAGAAGCTCTGGTTTGCTTGATGCTGGCTTTTGTAAGATGGAAGTTACCGTCGCCTGGTCCCTCATTACCTGTGATTAATAGTGTGACGAGTGACCTGTCATGAAGATACCGCTGATGGAAGTTACAAAAGCTACAAGTTATGGGCACTTGGAAGTTCTTGCAGAGTTATGGTTATTTTAGTTTTTTGAAACTGGTATTTAGCACTTTGTTCTAGAGGGGTATGTTAATGTTATTATGATCCTGGTGAGACTACCAGCAGAAAGCTGCAAGTTTCTGTTCGGGCTTGCGAGGCCCGGGAAGCAAATAGCAATAATGCTGCAGAAGACGGGGGTTTTCACACCGAAAGAAACCAATTAGAACCCATGGCATGCATGATTCAAGGCTTATAAGATGGATGCAGACGCATTTATAAGTTATACTGCTTagaatctttcaaaaaaaaaaagttatactGCTTAGTGATCTGTTATCAAACTCTTAGAGTTGGCATTGCAGCTATTGCTTTTGAAATGGTATTTAAAGTTatgatgtgatttcgatgtgattgCCGCCTTAGTTGTGTACTGAGAAGTCTGGATGTCTACATATATTCTCTAATCTACTAATCAGTTGATAATAAGTGGCTGGGCTGCAGAACCGCTGGAGCAGCCACCCAAATCGGCTGGTCtagcgcaggcgcaggcgcaggcgcaggcgtgTGAGTTGTCAGAGGTGGGGCCagatgtgttggtccctgcttGTCaggcacaggccaagagcgtgTTTCTGTGCGCGAAATAGAAATGCGTTCAGCGGGAGGCTGCTCCAGCCAGTCGCTTACTTCCAGCCGAACAGGCTGATGTTTATTACTTGAGCACTAAAGGGGA
This window contains:
- the LOC120693594 gene encoding uncharacterized protein LOC120693594 — translated: MSTLQVYSVRVEGIRRGLQWPLDVFGIVAARDTVDFNRNIIFSRTRDNCQTLTKEDRNLALEGPSRAVVWQDHLYIEVKLTVKGPTESEDKDLSFLVVPFACGNAAYSYHNYSYRTSKLSTVRLSLGPIVDSVEATIFVRVSDGSWPDGFRAQFAAFTTGIRRKIAPSIDHKKIILLDSGSRKVPFNAGGIELSRRVVSVETTGKLRVCIKAWKIVESAKNAVKDELFFTPQEAGRSSGLLDAGFCKMEVTVAWSLITCD